The DNA region AGGTGTGGATCGAGACGACGGCGTTCAACTATTTCGAACCGCCAGCAGACGTGACGCGCCATACCGGACCACAGGCGGGCCTCAGCCTGGACGAAGAGGATGGCGAGGCTGTGATTACGATCACCGTAATCGAACACCTCGACGGTCTGTGGATCGAACGAAACGGAGAGACGGTTCGAGTCGACGACGATCCCTCGGTCGGCGAAACCCACACGATTTCAGTCGAAACGGAAGACCGAATCGTCGTCATCGGTTTGTACGAGGGGACGGAGGCAGTCTTGCTCGAGCACGTTGCCGGCGGGTACTGAATTGCTAGCGGCTCCGGATTACGAATCGATCGGTTCAGTCGCTAGAGGAAATGTGCAGCATCCCTCGAGAGAGACGCGACGGTCATTACTCGCCGGGGGCGGGAAAATGGGTTCGTTCAGACCTCGCTCGCTCAAACCCTGCTCGCTCAGATGACTTCTTCGAAGTCGTTGTGGCCGTGGATCTCGACGCCGTCCTCGGTGATCTCACAGAGGAAGACGCCGTTGCCGGAGCCGGTGTCGCGCTCGGCGGCGGACTTGATACTCCGGGCCGCGATGGTCATCGCCTCGTCGTTCGAGAGTCCCTCCTCGTAGGCCTGCTCGAGGTGGCCGTAGGCGAGTTGCATGCCGGAGCCGGTGACGGTGTAGTCGTCCTCCATGACGCCGCCGGCGGGGTCGATGCTGTAGACGTGGCTCCCTTCCGCGTCGACGCCGCCCAGGATGGGGTGGATGGCGAAGAACGGGCCGCCGCGGGCGAAGTTGCCCGCGAGGGTGGCGAGTGCGTCGATGCTCATCTCCTCGCCGCGTCGGGCGCTGTAGAGGTTGACCTCGGCGCGGAGGCTCTTGATGAACGACTGGGCACCGCCGACGCTGCCGACCATCGTGAGCGCGCCGGTCGGGTGGATCTGCTCGACCTTCTGGACGTTCTTGTTCGAGACGAAGCGACCGCCGAGGCTCGCGCGCATGTCGGTCGCGATGACGACGCCGTCGGCCGTCGTGATGCCGATTGTCGTGGTCCCCGTCTTGTTCACGTTGTCCAGCTCGGCCTGTGAGAGGCCGTTCTGGGGGAGCGAGCCGAGTTCCGGCTCGTACGGCGAGGGCTCGTTCGCCAGCTGGTCGACGGTGCGAGAGAACTCGGAGTCGTGGGATGGCGTTCGCATTATCCGCATGTTACGGCCGACAGGGTATAAAACATCGGCGGTCACCGTGCTTCATTCCGGTTTCGCCGCGTCGCATAACGCGGTGGCTCGAGGTCGGGTCGTTCACGGCGGCTCGAGGTGTGTATCGGTAGAAGAGGTGGACGTTCAGGGCTCCGGCTGGGCGTTCTCGTAGGCCTCACCGACGGTGGCGAGCATCTTGTGAACCGGGATCGAGATCCCGGCCTGGCGGGCGGCGACCGCGAGCGGCATCATGACGATACCGACTGCGATGCACAGTTGATACAGTGCGAACAGGGACGCGTGGTACACGCGGGATATCATCGGCGTTCGGTCGATGGTCAGACCAGGTGTATATATAAGCCTTGTTGCCCCGACAGCGAGTTGATGATTAATCAGGAGGGATTGAGGTAGACGCTGTCTTGCGGTTCAAGTACAGTTGTGGAAAGAGCAACTGGATCCGCGTTTCTGCCCGAGGAATGGGTATCCAGACGCCAATACACCGGGGCAATTTCCATAACTTATGGCCAACGTAGGCCAACCGTGCGCGCGTCTCGGTTCGTGACGTCCCGACCCGCGGACTGGTTTCGACGACGAACGGAGCGCGGCCAAACCGCAAAGCAGGAAACCCCGGGGCCCGACCAGTGGGTATGGCCAACTATCTCGTCGCGATGGAAGCCGCGTGGCTCGTTCGCGACGTCGAGGCGATTGACGACGCAATCGGCGTCGCCGTCAGCGAAGCCGGAAAGCGACTCAACAGCGAGAATATGGAGTACGTCGAGGTCGAGGTGGGCGCGACGGGCTGTCCCGCCTGCGGCGAACCGTTCGACTCCGCGTTCATCGCGGCCGAAACCGCGCTCGTCGGGCTCGCTCTCGAGATGGACGTCTTCAACGCTGACAGCGAGGAACACGCCTCCCGTATCGCGAAGAGCGAGATCGGCGGGGCGCTTCGGGACGTACCGCTATCGGTCGTCGAAATCTTCGAACTCGACGACGACGAGGACTGACCCCAACGGCGGGTTCTCGAGACCGTCCCACCCAAACACATTTCTATAACCCGCGGTTATGTGCCGGTATGGACCTGCCGACGCCGACGGACCTCAGACAGCGCCGGAACGAACTGGAACTCACCCAGAGCGAACTGGCTAACCGGGCCGACGTCTCCCAGCCACTGATCGCCCGCATCGAGGGCGGCGACGTCGACCCGCGACTCTCGACCCTGCGTCGGATCGTCAACGCTCTCGAGGACGCTGAGGGCGACATCATCCGTGCGGACGACCTCATGCACGAGGACGTGGTCAGCGTCGCCCCCGACGATCCGGTCAGCGAGGCCGCCCACCAGATGGAACGGGAGGCGTACTCGCAACTGGCGGTCATCCAGGACGGGATTCCAGTGGGGTCAATCAGCCAGACCGAACTGGTACACCTGGACGAGGAAGACCGCAACGAACCCGTGGCCGAACACATGGCCGAGAGCTTCCCGACCGTCTCGAAGGACGCGACCCTCGACGAAATTAGCAACCTCCTCGAGCACTACAAGGCCGTCATGATCACCGAGGCGGGCCAGACCGTCGGCATCATCACCGAGGCGGATCTGGCGGCGCGGCTGTCCTGACCGTCGTCTCTCCCGGCTCGTCTCTCCGGATATTGTACGCACGAACCGAAACGACCTTTTCGAATCGCTCTCCTCGTCTCGCCATGACGACGACCGTCTACTTCGACCTCGACGGCACGCTCCTCGAGTACACGACGCCGTTCGACGAGTTGCTCGCCGGCGTCCTCTCCGAGGACCCGTCCCCGGAACTGGCCGAATTCTTCTCCGATCGGGTGCTCGAGGGCATTACCGGGATCGAACCCGATCCCTACGAGCAGGCGTTCGAAGCGATCTGCGAACGCTACGGGATTTCGGGGGATCCGCCGTCGCTCGCCGCCGAGTACGTCGCCCTCGAGGCAGCGTCGATGACCATCGACCCGGTGGTTCGACGACTCCTCGAGACCGTCGCCGACCGGCATCGGACGGGGATTCTTACCAACGGTGACGGGCCCATGCAGTGGCGCAAGATCGAGGAACACGGCCTCGACGAGATCGTGGACGAGGTCATCGTCTCGAACGATCTGGGCGCCCGAAAGCCCGATCCCGAGATTTTCGAGGAAGCGAAGGCGCGCCTGCCAGCGGACGCGTACCTCTACGTTGGAGATACGTACGAACACGACATCATCCCAGCCCAAGAGCAGGGGTTCGAAACGGTGTACGTGGGCGACGAGGAGCGGCCAGAGGCGAGGGTCGCCGCCAGCGGGACGGACGCCCTCGCCTCTCTGCTCCTTCCGCTACTGGAGACCACCGACGATCGGTAATTGCTGTGTCAGACGTCGTTACGACTCGAGCCAGGGTGGCTGCTCGAGATCCGCCAGCGACTCGAGCGTGTAGTCCGGGCAGGGCGTCGGCTCCGCGGGAAAGTCTGGCCCAGGGGGCACCCAGACCGATCGAATCCCGGTCGCTCGAGCACCCGCGACGTCGCTCGAGAGGGAGTTCCCGACGTACACCGCGCGCTCCGGATCCGTCTCGAGGGCCGCGAGCGCCCGCCCGAACGGCTCCGGATCGGGCTTCGGCGCCGTGTCGTACCCTGCGAAGACCGTCGTATCGAACGCGTTGGTGAGGCCGACGGCGGCGAGTTTCTCACGTTGCATTCCGGGGTCGCCGTCGGTCACGAGGCCGAGTCGGTACTCCTCGCCCAGAGTCTCGAGGACGTCGGGAACGCCCGAAAGCGGATCGACCGCTCGCTGGTCGCGCTCGGCGGCGAACGCCTCCGCGACGGCGATGCCGGCGTCCCGTTCGAAGCCCGCTTCGACCGCCAGATCGCCGAAACACCGTTCGCGCAGGTCGGCGACGCTCGAGCTATCTTCCAGGTAGTCGTCGTACCGGTCGTAGTACGCCGACGGCTCGAAGAGTGGATCGACGCCGGCGCGCTCGAACGCTCGCTCGAGGACCGTCGCCGGCGACCGGCGGTAGCGACAGAGGGTGTCGTCCAGGTCGAACAGCACGGCGTCGACGGGGGCCGTCGTGGGTACGGTCATCCGTTCCCCCGACCGCCGTCTCGAGCGTACCCCTCGGGCGTTCGCTCGGCGAGGTCGAACAGGACTGCCCACTCGAGCAACCGCCGGACGCGCTCGCCCCAAATCTCCTGGAGGCGGGTCCGGTGTTTGTGTTGCTCGTAGGCCGGGATTTCGTCGCGGAACGACTCGAAGACGGCGTCGGCCGAGAGCGGTCCGTCGGCGGCCTCGAGAATGTCGAGGACGACGGGCACGCCGTAGACGCGCTCGCGAAACGCCTCGCGGAGGTGGTCGGGGTCGGGGTCGACCCGTTCGCGGTAGAACCCGGCCTGGCCCTCTCGAGCGAGTTCGAGCGCCCGGAGGAACGTCAGCCAGGTCCGGGCCTCGTCTCGCGGACCGATCCCCGTCTCGCGCATGATCCGGGCGCAGCAGTCGTCTTCGGTACCGGGGACGAGGGGGACGGCTCGCTGGACGGTCTCGACGTACTCGAGGTCCTCGGGCGCCTCGGGGACGAGTTTGAACTGCATACGGACCTCAGCGGTTGGTATCGAGGCCGAAGGACTCGACCAGAACGTTCTCGTCCGTCTCGCCGTAGACGTAGGTCGGGCCGCCGAGGACGTCCACGGTCACCTTCGCCGGGCCGAACAGGTCGGCCGACGTCTCCTCGAACGACCAGTCTCGATCCTCGAATATGTCGGCGAACGGCGTGCCGTACTCCTCGGGCGCGCTCGAGACGACCGCGTCGAAGGCGTCGAAGTCCTCGCGGACCACGAGGTGGGCCGTCCCGCCGTAGGCGACGGCGTCGTTCGTCCGGCCGATGGCCGTCTGCTCGTCGCCGGCAACCGGCGGGACCGGCGCGCGCCCGGTCGCGGAGACGACGTCGAGCGGGTCGTAGCCCAGTTCCACGAGGTTGAACGTCGCGTGCTCTGCCACGCGGGCCGCGTTCGTGACGCTCCCGACAACGCTGGCAGTGGGGTAGGCCAGCAGGAAGACGCCGCTGGTCTCGACGTCCGTGAGGGCGGCCACCTGCTCGGCGGCGGCCTCCGTTGGCTGCTCGTCGGTCTCGAGTGCGAGTGCCGTCAGGTCGAAGGCGTCGGTGTAGCCGATGCGGCGGAACTCCGTCTCTTCGGCGACGAGCGCGCGAGCGGGGCCACTTCCGAGGGCCTCGAAGTCCTCTGTCGTGAGTTCCCAGCTGGCCTTCTGTGAACAGAGTAACGCCAGCCCGGGTTGGTCCGTCGAGAGTCCGACGTGCAGGATGGGCGCACCACCGATCTCCGTGAGGTCGCGACTCGGGGTCGCGAGCCCGGCCGTCTGGATCTCCGTACACAGTAGTCCCGCTTCGATACCGCCGTCGAACTCGAGGCCGAAGTCGAGCACCGTCGTCTCGTTCTCGAGTTCGTACGCGCCCACGTTGAGCTCCTCGGTGAACTCGAGGGCCTCGTCGACGAGTTCGATGGCCATCCGGTTGAGACTCTCCATGGCTCGGGCTACTCGCTCCGCCTTCAAACCGTTTGTTAGTTGTGGCCAGGGGCGATTACTCGCGACTGCTCGCGACTATTTGCGACTTCTCGCCGGCCGCTCGAGGTGGGACTCGACGGCGTCGACCTTCGCCGCCGCCGACTCGTCGCTCGTCCGCTTGTCGTCGATCTTGAGGAAGGTGCTGACCCGGTCGCCGTCGACGGCCTCGTGGGCCGCCTGCGCCGCGGCGAACAGCTCGCCGATGTCCTCGGCCTCAATGGTCGTCCCCATCGGCCCGGTTTCGTACTCGACGTCGTAGTCCTCGAGTGCATCGATGGCGTTCGCGACCGCTTCGGACATGCTGTCTTCGACGACCGGTGCCGTGCTCAGAAAGCCGATGACCGTCATGGTCGATCCGATACCGAGCGAATAGAAATACCTGTCCGTTGCGCGGGACTGCGAGATAGCGCGACGTGGAGACTAGTGTCTCGATGGTGAGGTCGACGATACCGAGACGGCGATACTGATGTCGACGAAAATCGAGAATGCAACGCTCGAGTAGCCCGGGTCGATACCGATACGGACGGTATGGCTGACGCTGGACGCCACTACCAGTGTCGGTCGTCAGCGAAGCGGTGACTGGCCGCTGTCAGTCGGTGGGTAGACGAAGATGTCGCCGTTGGCGAAGACGTACACCTCGTGCTCGAGTGCGCTGAAGCACACGTGGCCGTCGAGTCGTCGCCCGCCGTCGTTCTTCGGGCTGAATAGTCGCTCGAGCGCGTCAGGATCGATGCTGTCGTACAGCGAGAACTCGCCCTGGGAGACGTCGACGTTCGCGATGCTCGAGAGGGCGTGTACGATGGTCGTCGTCAGCGTCGCCGTGCCGTCGGGGTCGTAGCGAAAGACGTACCGGCCGTTCGCTTGGTCGTAATTCGAGTCGTTCGTGCTGTCTGGAGGAGGGATTTCAGTTTGCATATCGGTACAAAGGGCTACGCAGTTTTCCAGGTGTCCGTACCGGGTCCGGACACAAAAGTCAATCGGCCCAAGAAACGGTTAGACGGCCTATATTGCTCTCGAGAGACACCGTCAATACCTCGTGACGGTTTTCTGGGTCGACCTGAAAACCACGTCGGGCTCCGGCGATTCGGCGGAATGTGGTTCTTTCGAGCCTACGCTGACACTCATTGTGCTGCCCGTAAACGACGCTCGCGCTCGACAGACAAATAGCTCACCGCGGACTTCTGCGTGACAGCGCCGTCGCTTGAGTAAGCGGTTCGTCGGAAAGGATTATGCGTGGGTGATGTCCACGAAGGGAGATCACCTGCATCGAGTGGTGGGATAATCCACCGTTGCGATGCGTGGGACCGGATTTGAACCGGCGGACCCCTACGGGACAGCGCCCTCAACGCTGCGCCGTTGGCCTAGCTTGGCTACCCACGCTCGCGGCGTCTTTCTGCACTTTCCGATATCCAACGGGCATATAAAAGCCCTTTCTTTTGCCGCCGACTCTGGGGGGCCGTCACACAGAAACCGGTAATCGACGGGCAGTGAACGGTGCCTTGAAATGTCGGACCGGCCAATGGTAGTCATGGCAAAATACTCGACCGGCTCGTCGTCCGGCGGCGGCGGGACGAACTGCGAGCTCTGTGGCGCCGAAAGCGACTCGCTGCGTCGAGCGACCGTTGCCGGCGCCGACCTCGAGGTCTGCCCGAGCTGTGCCCCCCACAGCGACGAGCAAAAGCAGCGTAGTCGTCGATCGGGGGGCTCCGGCTCCAGCGGCTCGCGATCCCAGGACGAACCCAATCGCAAGAAGAAGGCCGCCCAGAACGTCGCCCGCGCGAACCCGATCTGGGACGGCGACTCCGAACACTGGGAAAAAGAGGGAACGAACTACGACGACGACCCGCTGCCGTACCTCGTCTCCGGCTACGGTGAACGCGTCGAGGCGGCCCGCCAGGAGGCCGGATTAAAACGCGAGGAGCTCGCCGAGGAACTCGGCTGTCGCGAGTCCGACCTGCTGGCCGTCGAACAGGGACGAGCGACCCAGGCCGGCGTCGGTGGCGGGCTCATCACGGCCCTCGAGTCGGTTCTCGAGGTCGAACTCGCCGAATAGTGCCCGTACTCGCACCAATTGGTTCTGCAGATCCAGAGACGCCCCGGCGAGCAGACTTTTATCGGAGGCCGACGGAGTGCCACCAATGAACGGGCAACGGGCAGCGGCCGAGCCCTACACAACGCGATTCGAAACCGAGGTGACGGCAGTCGACGGGAAGCGCGTCTGGCTCGAGACGACGTACTTCTACGCCGAGGGCGGCGGCCAGCCAGCCGACCGCGGGCGGATCGGCGACGTTCCCGTCGAGGACGTCCAGGTCGTCGACGGCGAGCACGTCCACGTCCTCGCGGACCCACCGTCGTTCAAGGCCGGCCACCGCGTCATGTGCTCGATCGACTGGTCCTTCCGAATGTACTGCATGCGCGCACACACCGCCAGCCACGTCCTCTACGGTGCCGGGCGGCACCTCCTCGAGGACCTCGGCTACGGCGGGTTCGACATCGGCGAGGAGAAGATCCGCGTCGACCTCGAGACGACGACCGAAATCGACGACGACGTCCTGATCGAGCTCGACGACCTGGTCAACCGGGCGGTCTGGGAATCCCGGCCGGTCTCCTGGGAGGACGTGCAGGTCGCGGACGCGCGCGAACGCGATGAAATTGCGTTCAACGAAGCCACGGAGGAAGGCGCCTTTTCCAGGGGCCAGGTCCGCGTCGTCACGATCGGTTCGAAAGACGACAACGGCCGGACGACCAACGGCTCGAGCAACCCCTGGGACGTCGCGGCCTGTGGCGGAACCCACGTTCGAAACACCCGGGAAATCGGGCCCGTAACGGTCCTGGATCGGTCGAACCCCGGAGAGGGACTCACGCGCGTCGAGTTCGCCGTCGGCCCGCGAGCGATCGAACGTCGAGCAGCCGAAAAGCGAGCGGCGTTAGCGGCGAAGCAGACCCTGGGGGCGGACGTCGGCTCGATATCGGACGCTCTCGAGGAGACCGTCGAGCGCCAGGACGCCCTCGAGGCCGACAAGCGAACACTCGAGGCAGAACTCGTCGAGCGAGCGCTCGAGGCGGCCGATCCCGTCGAACGGGACGGCGAGAGGTGGCTCGTGACGAGCGTCGACGGACTCGAGCCTGAAGCGCTCGGGGACGCCGTTCGCGAAGCGCCGGATGCGTCCGCGGACGTCCTCGCCGTGGTCGGCGAGACCGACTACCCCTTCGTCGTGATCCGAAGCAACGAGGCCGTCGATGCGGGAGCGCTGGTCGACTATCTGACGGCCGAGTTCGGCGGCGGTGGCGGCGGTTCATCGTCGTTCGCTCAGGCCGGTGGCTTTGATTGTTCCGCTGATGCCATCCTCGAGGCGCTCGCGGACGGACGCTAAGGCTACGTCGCGTGCTCGAGTGGGGTGCTCCAAGGTGGCTCTCGTGTTCCCGTTCGAAGGCGGGGAATCGATTATAGTCTCGGCCGATAAATGCCCTCCTATGACTCGCACGGAACTCGCGGCTGCCAGCGACACTCTTCGGGAGGCCGCTAACACGGCAGCCTCCGATCTGGCGACTCGACTCGACGAGCAGGCCGAAACGGTGGCCGACCTGGCCGACCGAGCAACCGGCCCGGACCACGGTCGCCTTGCCCGACTCGAGCACTCCCTGCGCGACATTCAGCGCGAGGCGGACGAGGACGTGGCTCACCGGATCGACACCGCGCTCGAGGAAATTCGGGTCTATCGAGCGACCGTCGAGGGGGTCTAACTCCACATCACTCCGTTCGGTCAGGCGCCGACGACGGTCGCGGGCTGACGTCGACGAACCATTCGGGTGTTCAAGATCAAACCCGAATTCCGACCCCGCTCGACCGGCGCACTTGAGGGTGGTGCGCTTGCAGGGACAGGGGATACTCCTTTTCTGCCCCGCAGAAATCATACCTATAGGCGCTTTCTCTCGTCTCTTGCGGACAGGATAAGTGTAAGGTTTTACTACTATGCGAGTCAATGGTGGCGCATGGGTATCGATTACTCGCAGCTACACGATCCGAACGCGGAGTATACGATGCGAGAACTGTCGGCGGAGACGATGGGCGTCGCCGCGAAACGCGGCGGCGGTCGGGACGTCGAGATCACCGACATTCAGACGACGATGGTCGACGGGAACTTCCCGTGGACGCTCGTCCGCGTGTACACCGACGCAGGCATCGTCGGCACCGGCGAGGCCTACTGGGGCGCTGGCGTCAGTGAGCTCGTCGAGCGGATGAAACCCTTCCTGCAGGGCGAAAACCCGCTCGACATCGACCGGCTCACCGAGCACATGGTCCAGAAGATGTCCGGTGAGGGATCACTCGCGGGCGTGACGGTCACGGCGATTTCGGGCATCGAGATTGCCCTCCACGACCTCGCCGGAAAGATCCTCGAGGTGCCGGCCTACCAGCTGCTGGGCGGGAAGTACCGCGACGAGATGCGGGTCTACTGCGACTGCCACACCGAGGAGGAAGCCGATCCGATCGCCTGTGCCGACGAGGCCGAACGGGTCGTCGACGAACTCGGCTACGACGCGCTGAAGTTCGACCTGGACGTGCCCTCGGGCCACGAGAAGGACCGAGCGAATCGCCACCTGCGCGACGTCGAAATCGAGCACAAGGCGAGCATCGTCGAGGCCGTCACCGAGGCCGTCGGTCACAGGGCCGACGTCGCCTTCGACTGCCACTGGACGTTCTCCGCCGGTAGCGCGAAGCGACTGGCCGAGCGCCTCGAGGAGTACAGCGTCTGGTGGCTCGAGGACCCCGTGCCGCCGGAGAATCACGACGTCCAGCGCGAAGTCACCCAGTCGACGACGACGCCGATCACGGTGGGGGAGAACGTCTACCGGAAGCACGGTCAGCGTCGCCTCCTCGAGGGGCAGGCCGTCGACATCATCGCGCCCGACCTGCCGAAAGTCGGCGGGATGCGCGAGACGCGCAAGATCGCGGACCTGGCGGACATGTACTACGTCCCCGTCGCGATGCACAACGTCGCCTCACCGGTCGCGACGATGGCCGCGGCGCACGTCGGTGCAGCCATCCCGAACTCGCTGGCCGTCGAGTACCACAGCTACGAACTCGGCTGGTGGGACGACCTCGTCGAGGAGACGGTGATCGAGGAGGGCTACATCGATATCCCCGAAGAGCCGGGACTTGGCGTCACCCTCGACCTGGACGCCGTTGAGGAGCACCTGGTCGACGGTGCGGAGTTGTTTGACTGAGCGCAGCGAAGTCAAACTCGCCGAGCACGCCCAATAGCGTTATTCGTTCGCGTCGGCGGGCTAGTTCGATGGGAACTCGGGTCTGCTTCGATCCCTAGATGCTCGATGCTCGTCGTTCAATGCGTTTACTATAGAATATATAGTATTGAATTCAAAACGATCACCTCTCGAGAGGCGGTCTTTCGTGTTCGTAAAAGGCGGACGGGGTCGGCTTACTTGCGTTCGAAGAATTGAAGGCGCAAGTGGCGATGACGGGGCAGGACGGTCGCACAAGCCGTCAGGACTCGTCGTCCGCTCGACGCGGCGCACTCTGCTTGCCGAGGTCGCCTCCCTCGTCGACGTCGTCCGGATCGCGATCGATTCGCTCGAGTTCGTCCTCGATTTCTGCCTCTCGTTCGGCCTCGTACTCGTCGGATCGGTCGGTATCGTCTTCGGCCATACGTGAAGTGCTCTGTCCAGGGTCAGGAAAGCGCGGCCGTCATCTGCAACGTGGGTGCGCTCCGGTGGGTACAGATCAGCGATTGACCCCCGGAAGAGAAAGACAGATAAAAGGCCCCGCATTGTGAACACACAGATATGGACGTTCCCTACGATCTCACCTCGTACGTGCGGGTACTGAAGATGGCGACGACCCCCACGCGGGAGGAATTCGTGCAAGTGTCGAAGATCGCCGGGGCGGGAATCCTGCTCGTCGGCCTGCTCGGATTCCTCATCGGCGTGGTCATGCTGTTCCTCACTGGTGGGGGCTTCTGATGCCGATCTACGCTGTCAAGACGACGGCCAGCCAGGAACAGACCGTCGCCGACATGATCATCAACCGCGAGGAGCCGGACGTACACGCCGCGCTTGCCCCCGACTCGCTGACCTCTTACGTAATGGTCGAGTCCGACGGCCACGCCGTTCTCGAGCGAATCCTGGAGGACATTCCCCACGCTCGAACGGTCATCCCGGGCGAGTCCGACATCTCGGAGGTCGAGCACTTCCTCTCGCCCAAGCCGGACGTCGAGGGGATCGCCGAGGGCGACATCGTCGAACTCATCGCCGGGCCGTTCAAGGGCGAGAAGGCGCAGGTTCAGCGCATCGACGAGGGCAAGGACCAGGTGACCGTCGAGTTGTACGAGGCGACGGTCCCGATTCCGGTGACAGTTCGCGGGGACCAGATTCGCGTTCTGGATTCCGACGAGCGATAGCGAGTCGATTCGCTCGGCGCTCGCTTCGCTAGCGGAAGGGGATTATGGACTACATTTTGCGAGGAGCGGTAGCCGATGCGGAGCGAGGCTATCCGACGACGGAAAAGGGAGGAGTCCAGACGGTGCCAGGCAGCGTTCATCCGATTCGGTGGCGCTCGAGGCTTCGGAGGCCGTTCGAAGGAACCTAGCTCTCGAGGTGGTCGGCCAGCCGTTGCTGATCGACGACCTCGTCGATTTCCTCGAGGAGACCCTCGCGCTGGCGTACGTCCTCAGCGCCGGCGCCGTAGGCGCGGACGTACTCCGCACGGCTGTGTTCGGAGAAGACGTGGCGGATCGCCAGGTAGCCGTCGGGGACGATGGTTCCACAGACGCCACACTCGAGGCGTTCGTGGGCGGTCACCTGGTGGGCGATGGCC from Natronosalvus rutilus includes:
- the psmB gene encoding archaeal proteasome endopeptidase complex subunit beta; translated protein: MRTPSHDSEFSRTVDQLANEPSPYEPELGSLPQNGLSQAELDNVNKTGTTTIGITTADGVVIATDMRASLGGRFVSNKNVQKVEQIHPTGALTMVGSVGGAQSFIKSLRAEVNLYSARRGEEMSIDALATLAGNFARGGPFFAIHPILGGVDAEGSHVYSIDPAGGVMEDDYTVTGSGMQLAYGHLEQAYEEGLSNDEAMTIAARSIKSAAERDTGSGNGVFLCEITEDGVEIHGHNDFEEVI
- a CDS encoding DUF555 domain-containing protein, which codes for MANYLVAMEAAWLVRDVEAIDDAIGVAVSEAGKRLNSENMEYVEVEVGATGCPACGEPFDSAFIAAETALVGLALEMDVFNADSEEHASRIAKSEIGGALRDVPLSVVEIFELDDDED
- a CDS encoding CBS domain-containing protein translates to MDLPTPTDLRQRRNELELTQSELANRADVSQPLIARIEGGDVDPRLSTLRRIVNALEDAEGDIIRADDLMHEDVVSVAPDDPVSEAAHQMEREAYSQLAVIQDGIPVGSISQTELVHLDEEDRNEPVAEHMAESFPTVSKDATLDEISNLLEHYKAVMITEAGQTVGIITEADLAARLS
- a CDS encoding HAD family hydrolase, yielding MTTTVYFDLDGTLLEYTTPFDELLAGVLSEDPSPELAEFFSDRVLEGITGIEPDPYEQAFEAICERYGISGDPPSLAAEYVALEAASMTIDPVVRRLLETVADRHRTGILTNGDGPMQWRKIEEHGLDEIVDEVIVSNDLGARKPDPEIFEEAKARLPADAYLYVGDTYEHDIIPAQEQGFETVYVGDEERPEARVAASGTDALASLLLPLLETTDDR
- a CDS encoding HAD family hydrolase encodes the protein MTVPTTAPVDAVLFDLDDTLCRYRRSPATVLERAFERAGVDPLFEPSAYYDRYDDYLEDSSSVADLRERCFGDLAVEAGFERDAGIAVAEAFAAERDQRAVDPLSGVPDVLETLGEEYRLGLVTDGDPGMQREKLAAVGLTNAFDTTVFAGYDTAPKPDPEPFGRALAALETDPERAVYVGNSLSSDVAGARATGIRSVWVPPGPDFPAEPTPCPDYTLESLADLEQPPWLES
- the mch gene encoding methenyltetrahydromethanopterin cyclohydrolase; translation: MESLNRMAIELVDEALEFTEELNVGAYELENETTVLDFGLEFDGGIEAGLLCTEIQTAGLATPSRDLTEIGGAPILHVGLSTDQPGLALLCSQKASWELTTEDFEALGSGPARALVAEETEFRRIGYTDAFDLTALALETDEQPTEAAAEQVAALTDVETSGVFLLAYPTASVVGSVTNAARVAEHATFNLVELGYDPLDVVSATGRAPVPPVAGDEQTAIGRTNDAVAYGGTAHLVVREDFDAFDAVVSSAPEEYGTPFADIFEDRDWSFEETSADLFGPAKVTVDVLGGPTYVYGETDENVLVESFGLDTNR
- a CDS encoding MTH1187 family thiamine-binding protein yields the protein MTVIGFLSTAPVVEDSMSEAVANAIDALEDYDVEYETGPMGTTIEAEDIGELFAAAQAAHEAVDGDRVSTFLKIDDKRTSDESAAAKVDAVESHLERPARSRK
- a CDS encoding HalOD1 output domain-containing protein, with amino-acid sequence MQTEIPPPDSTNDSNYDQANGRYVFRYDPDGTATLTTTIVHALSSIANVDVSQGEFSLYDSIDPDALERLFSPKNDGGRRLDGHVCFSALEHEVYVFANGDIFVYPPTDSGQSPLR
- a CDS encoding helix-turn-helix domain-containing protein; translated protein: MAKYSTGSSSGGGGTNCELCGAESDSLRRATVAGADLEVCPSCAPHSDEQKQRSRRSGGSGSSGSRSQDEPNRKKKAAQNVARANPIWDGDSEHWEKEGTNYDDDPLPYLVSGYGERVEAARQEAGLKREELAEELGCRESDLLAVEQGRATQAGVGGGLITALESVLEVELAE
- a CDS encoding alanyl-tRNA editing protein, yielding MNGQRAAAEPYTTRFETEVTAVDGKRVWLETTYFYAEGGGQPADRGRIGDVPVEDVQVVDGEHVHVLADPPSFKAGHRVMCSIDWSFRMYCMRAHTASHVLYGAGRHLLEDLGYGGFDIGEEKIRVDLETTTEIDDDVLIELDDLVNRAVWESRPVSWEDVQVADARERDEIAFNEATEEGAFSRGQVRVVTIGSKDDNGRTTNGSSNPWDVAACGGTHVRNTREIGPVTVLDRSNPGEGLTRVEFAVGPRAIERRAAEKRAALAAKQTLGADVGSISDALEETVERQDALEADKRTLEAELVERALEAADPVERDGERWLVTSVDGLEPEALGDAVREAPDASADVLAVVGETDYPFVVIRSNEAVDAGALVDYLTAEFGGGGGGSSSFAQAGGFDCSADAILEALADGR
- a CDS encoding DUF7553 family protein encodes the protein MTRTELAAASDTLREAANTAASDLATRLDEQAETVADLADRATGPDHGRLARLEHSLRDIQREADEDVAHRIDTALEEIRVYRATVEGV
- a CDS encoding mandelate racemase/muconate lactonizing enzyme family protein; this translates as MGIDYSQLHDPNAEYTMRELSAETMGVAAKRGGGRDVEITDIQTTMVDGNFPWTLVRVYTDAGIVGTGEAYWGAGVSELVERMKPFLQGENPLDIDRLTEHMVQKMSGEGSLAGVTVTAISGIEIALHDLAGKILEVPAYQLLGGKYRDEMRVYCDCHTEEEADPIACADEAERVVDELGYDALKFDLDVPSGHEKDRANRHLRDVEIEHKASIVEAVTEAVGHRADVAFDCHWTFSAGSAKRLAERLEEYSVWWLEDPVPPENHDVQREVTQSTTTPITVGENVYRKHGQRRLLEGQAVDIIAPDLPKVGGMRETRKIADLADMYYVPVAMHNVASPVATMAAAHVGAAIPNSLAVEYHSYELGWWDDLVEETVIEEGYIDIPEEPGLGVTLDLDAVEEHLVDGAELFD